The following coding sequences lie in one Myxococcus xanthus genomic window:
- a CDS encoding FHA domain-containing protein, with amino-acid sequence MPSVKQLRPFALATLEAFLEASGRVVLVQQPPEPVFQQVAMRLGEARTVGMAHRTRLVDRLFVMLRGFDALEVHFLRPETEGEEFSVGRIEGCSLVVPDPSVSKLHAILRWHAQAGDCSVRDQGSMNGTWVNASSLGPDQDRMLNDGDALAFGDAQFLYLRTETLHAHLRMASPSRG; translated from the coding sequence ATGCCGTCCGTCAAGCAACTGCGCCCGTTCGCCCTGGCAACCCTGGAGGCTTTCCTCGAAGCATCCGGCCGCGTCGTGCTGGTCCAACAACCTCCCGAGCCCGTCTTCCAACAGGTGGCCATGCGGCTCGGCGAGGCACGCACCGTGGGCATGGCCCACCGGACACGGCTCGTGGACCGGCTGTTCGTGATGCTGCGCGGGTTCGATGCCCTGGAGGTCCACTTCCTCAGGCCGGAGACGGAGGGAGAGGAGTTCTCCGTGGGACGCATCGAAGGCTGCTCCCTGGTGGTACCCGACCCGTCCGTGTCCAAGCTCCACGCGATCCTGCGGTGGCACGCCCAGGCCGGTGACTGCTCGGTGCGCGACCAGGGTTCCATGAATGGCACCTGGGTCAACGCCTCCTCGCTGGGGCCGGACCAGGACCGGATGCTCAACGACGGCGACGCCCTGGCCTTTGGCGATGCCCAGTTCCTCTACCTGCGCACGGAGACGCTCCACGCTCACCTGAGGATGGCCAGTCCCAGCCGGGGCTGA
- a CDS encoding alpha/beta fold hydrolase, with protein sequence MGRAHRHRARGAPSLADKPTLIFWALEDVGFPQRDRERWEQAFPNHRSVEFPGVGHFFFEDTTDDVISEIRAFMSSAGPGVRVGGAPR encoded by the coding sequence CTGGGGCGGGCCCATCGGCATCGGGCTCGCGGAGCGCCCTCCCTCGCGGACAAGCCGACGCTCATCTTCTGGGCGCTCGAGGACGTGGGCTTTCCCCAGCGCGACAGGGAGCGGTGGGAGCAGGCCTTCCCGAATCACAGGAGCGTCGAGTTCCCCGGCGTGGGCCACTTCTTCTTCGAGGACACCACGGACGACGTCATCTCGGAGATTCGCGCGTTCATGTCCTCCGCCGGCCCCGGGGTTCGCGTGGGAGGGGCTCCGCGCTGA
- a CDS encoding peptidoglycan-binding domain-containing protein: protein MSEAVLRQQQLQAAEEAAARQSHTTPPDGVCMPCGLRSLRALEVCVVGEDDQGLMDVQVELRLAPGQLLRARTNREGRARFEGLEADARYTLGLPDLDAAAWELLAEEPLPAERAVSDVPAAWQQAPSAQPPRVPEAHVVDQGDCMSSIAHQHGFLPETLWNLPENAVLHAKQRQRHVLYPGDTITLPPRRARDEEARAGRLYRVRRKGIPDMLRLRFLDVDEEPRVGLPFLLRLRTFSGESVRDVRGELDGDGYVQATIPPDADLGELILGTGPDRETYQLELGHVDPLGTFPGLQDRLANLGYFSCCEQDSEHHPVTRQALERLQLAYGLKPTGKLDGASRELLKALHLS from the coding sequence ATGTCCGAGGCAGTCCTCCGTCAACAGCAGCTCCAGGCCGCGGAGGAAGCAGCGGCCCGGCAGAGCCACACCACGCCCCCGGACGGGGTGTGCATGCCATGTGGCTTGCGAAGCCTCCGGGCCCTGGAGGTGTGCGTGGTGGGCGAGGATGACCAGGGCCTGATGGACGTCCAGGTGGAGCTGCGGCTGGCACCGGGCCAGCTCCTGCGGGCCCGGACCAACCGTGAGGGCCGTGCCCGCTTCGAGGGGCTGGAAGCGGACGCGCGCTACACGCTGGGCCTGCCAGACCTGGACGCGGCGGCCTGGGAGCTCCTCGCCGAGGAGCCCCTGCCGGCGGAGCGGGCCGTGAGTGACGTTCCGGCCGCGTGGCAGCAGGCACCGTCCGCACAGCCGCCGCGCGTCCCCGAGGCCCATGTTGTCGACCAGGGAGACTGCATGAGCAGCATCGCCCACCAGCACGGCTTCCTGCCGGAGACGCTGTGGAACCTGCCGGAGAATGCCGTGCTGCACGCGAAGCAGCGCCAGCGCCACGTGCTGTACCCCGGAGACACCATCACCCTGCCGCCCCGGCGGGCGCGAGACGAGGAGGCACGGGCCGGACGCTTGTACCGGGTGCGCCGCAAGGGCATTCCCGACATGCTGCGGCTGCGCTTCCTCGACGTCGACGAAGAGCCCCGGGTGGGGCTCCCCTTCCTCCTCAGGCTCAGGACCTTCTCGGGGGAGAGCGTCCGGGACGTCCGGGGCGAGCTGGACGGGGACGGCTATGTCCAGGCGACCATCCCTCCCGATGCGGACCTGGGGGAGCTCATCCTCGGGACGGGGCCCGACCGCGAGACCTATCAACTCGAGCTCGGCCACGTGGACCCGCTCGGCACCTTCCCCGGGCTCCAGGACCGGCTGGCGAACCTGGGCTACTTCAGCTGCTGCGAGCAGGACAGTGAGCACCACCCGGTGACTCGCCAGGCCCTGGAGCGGCTGCAGCTGGCGTATGGCCTGAAGCCCACCGGGAAGCTGGATGGCGCCAGCCGCGAGCTGCTGAAGGCACTGCACCTGTCGTAA
- a CDS encoding VOC family protein, with product MRSRAKLGFHLGFYVDSEDLVTQFHARAKGDGLEVSEVIRNNRGTMVYCTAPGGLLIEVNCRPRAA from the coding sequence GTGAGGTCAAGGGCGAAACTGGGGTTCCACCTCGGGTTCTACGTGGACAGTGAAGACCTGGTGACGCAGTTCCACGCCCGCGCGAAGGGCGACGGGCTGGAGGTCTCCGAGGTCATCCGGAACAACCGCGGCACGATGGTGTACTGCACGGCGCCCGGAGGCCTCCTCATCGAGGTCAACTGCCGCCCGCGCGCCGCCTGA
- a CDS encoding long-chain fatty acid--CoA ligase — protein MLPGRMMDFPLTLSHLMERARTFYPRSEIVSRNPDKSLHRYTYADFYARTCRLANALTRLGVKAGDRVATLSWNHYRHLEVYYGVPCMGAVVHTLNLRLHPNDLGYIARHAEDSVVVVDRSLLPLFEKFKDAVPSIRHVIVVPDAGPAPEGTLDYEALLAAESPDFDFPQLDENSASMLCYTSGTTGNPKGVLYSHRSTVLHALACCMTDVTGMREADAVMPVVPMFHAAAWGLAFDAVLTGAKLVLPGPHLDPPSLLDLMAAEKVTLAGGVPTIWIGILALLDQAPNKWDLSSMRSMLIGGSAAPPSLIEGFQQRHGLEVVHAWGMTEMSPVGTMAKVKGPLRQAAHEAKSSARASQGFALPFVETRVASDDGTLLPWDGETMGELEVRGPWVASSYFSDEGADRYTKDGWFKTGDVVTIDSHGYVRICDRSKDVIKSGGEWISSVALENALMAHPAVLEAAVFAGKHPKWDERPLAAVALKEGQQVTKEELTAHLAGQFAKMWLPDDYVFVPQVPRTSTGKFLKTKLREDYGDHLLKNPKADAAT, from the coding sequence ATGCTGCCAGGCCGCATGATGGATTTCCCGCTCACGCTGAGCCACTTGATGGAGCGCGCACGGACATTCTACCCGCGCTCGGAAATCGTCAGCCGCAACCCGGACAAGTCGCTGCACCGCTACACGTACGCGGACTTCTACGCGCGCACGTGCCGGCTGGCCAACGCGCTGACGCGGCTGGGCGTGAAGGCGGGGGACCGGGTGGCCACGCTGAGCTGGAATCACTACCGGCACCTGGAGGTGTATTACGGCGTGCCGTGCATGGGCGCGGTGGTGCACACGCTCAACCTGCGCTTGCACCCCAATGACCTGGGCTACATCGCGCGGCACGCGGAAGACTCCGTGGTGGTGGTGGACCGCTCGCTGCTGCCGCTGTTCGAGAAGTTCAAGGACGCGGTGCCCAGCATCCGCCACGTCATCGTGGTGCCGGACGCGGGCCCCGCGCCGGAGGGGACGCTCGACTACGAAGCACTGCTGGCGGCCGAGTCCCCGGACTTCGACTTTCCCCAGCTCGATGAGAACTCCGCGTCGATGCTCTGCTACACGTCGGGCACCACGGGCAATCCGAAGGGCGTGCTCTACAGCCACCGCTCCACCGTGCTGCACGCCCTGGCGTGTTGCATGACGGACGTGACGGGCATGCGCGAGGCGGACGCGGTGATGCCGGTGGTGCCCATGTTCCACGCCGCCGCGTGGGGCCTGGCCTTCGACGCCGTCCTCACCGGCGCGAAGCTGGTGCTTCCCGGGCCGCACCTGGACCCGCCCTCCCTGCTGGACTTGATGGCGGCGGAGAAGGTCACCCTGGCGGGCGGCGTGCCCACCATCTGGATTGGAATCCTCGCGTTGCTGGACCAGGCACCGAACAAGTGGGACCTGAGCAGCATGCGGTCCATGCTGATTGGTGGCTCGGCGGCGCCTCCGTCGCTGATTGAGGGCTTCCAGCAGCGGCATGGATTGGAAGTGGTTCACGCGTGGGGCATGACGGAGATGAGCCCCGTCGGAACGATGGCGAAGGTCAAGGGGCCGCTGCGGCAGGCGGCGCATGAGGCGAAGTCCTCGGCGCGGGCGTCACAGGGGTTCGCGCTGCCTTTCGTGGAGACGCGCGTCGCCAGCGACGACGGCACGCTGCTGCCCTGGGATGGGGAGACGATGGGCGAACTGGAGGTCCGGGGGCCCTGGGTCGCGTCGTCCTACTTCAGCGATGAGGGCGCGGACCGCTACACGAAGGACGGCTGGTTCAAGACGGGCGACGTGGTGACCATCGACTCGCACGGTTACGTGCGCATCTGCGACCGCAGCAAGGACGTCATCAAGTCGGGCGGTGAGTGGATCTCCTCCGTGGCGCTGGAGAACGCGCTGATGGCGCACCCGGCCGTGCTGGAGGCGGCCGTCTTCGCCGGGAAACATCCGAAGTGGGATGAGCGCCCGCTGGCCGCGGTGGCACTGAAGGAGGGGCAGCAGGTCACGAAGGAGGAGCTGACCGCGCACCTGGCGGGCCAGTTCGCGAAGATGTGGCTGCCGGATGACTATGTCTTCGTCCCGCAGGTGCCGCGGACGTCCACCGGCAAGTTCCTCAAGACGAAGCTGCGTGAGGACTACGGCGACCACCTGCTGAAGAATCCGAAGGCAGACGCGGCGACGTAG
- a CDS encoding 6-phosphofructokinase, protein MKVAVLTGGGDCPGLNAVIRAVVRRANAHGFEMMGLRDGWKGLLEDNHFRLTRETTSGILHRGGTILGTSRVNPFKVENGLERVKRAIERNGIHAVIAIGGEGTLSAATRMSQEGLRIVGVPKTIDNDINATDFTFGFDTAVAIATEAIDRLHSTAESHKRVIVCEVMGRHVGWIATYAGIAGGADVILVPEIPADLAKVAEHIQRRHAGGRTFSIVVVAEGTRIKLSADQQEQLVTSGALDEAGRPRLGGVGTILAHEIERRTGFETRVSVLGHIQRGGAPTAHDRVLATRYGVHACDMVARGEFGKMAALRGNDIISVDLADATRELKRVPQEFFEVAQVFFG, encoded by the coding sequence ATGAAAGTCGCCGTGCTCACCGGCGGGGGTGACTGCCCCGGCCTGAACGCCGTCATCCGCGCCGTCGTCCGCCGCGCCAACGCCCACGGCTTCGAGATGATGGGCCTCCGAGATGGTTGGAAGGGGTTGTTGGAGGACAACCACTTCCGCCTCACGCGTGAAACCACGTCCGGAATCCTCCACCGGGGCGGAACCATCCTCGGCACCTCGCGCGTCAACCCGTTCAAGGTCGAAAACGGGCTGGAGCGCGTCAAGCGCGCCATCGAACGCAACGGCATCCACGCCGTCATCGCCATTGGTGGCGAAGGCACGCTGTCGGCCGCCACGCGCATGTCGCAGGAAGGACTGCGCATCGTCGGTGTGCCGAAGACCATCGACAACGACATCAACGCCACGGACTTCACCTTCGGCTTCGACACGGCCGTCGCCATCGCCACCGAGGCCATTGACCGGCTGCACTCCACCGCGGAGTCGCACAAGCGCGTCATCGTCTGCGAGGTGATGGGCCGTCACGTGGGCTGGATTGCCACCTACGCGGGCATCGCTGGCGGCGCGGACGTCATCCTGGTGCCGGAGATTCCCGCCGACCTCGCGAAGGTGGCCGAGCACATCCAGCGCCGCCACGCGGGCGGGCGCACCTTCTCCATTGTCGTGGTGGCGGAGGGTACGCGCATCAAGCTGTCGGCGGACCAGCAGGAGCAGCTCGTCACCAGCGGCGCACTGGACGAGGCAGGCAGGCCGCGGCTCGGTGGCGTGGGCACCATCCTGGCGCACGAAATCGAGCGGCGCACCGGCTTCGAGACGCGCGTGTCCGTGCTGGGCCACATCCAACGCGGCGGCGCCCCCACCGCGCATGACCGCGTGCTCGCCACCCGCTACGGCGTCCACGCCTGCGACATGGTGGCCCGCGGCGAGTTCGGGAAGATGGCCGCGCTGCGAGGCAACGACATCATCAGCGTGGACCTGGCGGACGCCACCCGCGAGCTCAAGCGCGTCCCGCAGGAGTTCTTCGAAGTCGCCCAGGTCTTCTTCGGCTGA
- a CDS encoding amidase: MDPFVSLDATAQAELVRRREATPLELVDAAIARIERLNPTLNAVVQTQFDQARERARGTLPPGPFTGVPFLLQDLLTAQEGHPLTHGSRFGKDYIPDQDSELVKRHRRSGLVVLGKSNTPEMGLLPTTEGELHGPCRNPWDTSRSPGGSSGGAAAAVASGMVPFAHATDSGGSIRIPAAACGLFGLKPTRGRNPMGGDIADAVHWLVTEHALTRSVRDSAALLDVTCGADAGTPYQAPAKARPYTQEVNTPPGRLRIRVAVRNPMGAAIHPECLAAIHSAARLLEDLGHHVDEGSLEVPGDDAVGQHFITVWTAGVVFSIDAMAERLGRSPEASHFEPFTWALYQYGLDQGLSAYLRASAELQRHSRAALRHFDDVDVWLMPTLNELAPPLGTFSSPPGEPMAPLLRAGAFASHCPMANITGLPAMSLPLHWSPDGLPVGVQFMGRFGDEATLFRLAAQLEAARPWAQRRPAVFG, from the coding sequence ATGGACCCCTTTGTCAGTCTCGACGCGACGGCACAGGCGGAGCTCGTCCGGCGCCGGGAGGCCACGCCGCTCGAGCTCGTGGATGCGGCCATTGCCCGCATCGAGCGCCTCAACCCGACGCTCAACGCGGTCGTCCAGACGCAATTCGACCAGGCGCGCGAGCGAGCCCGGGGAACGCTGCCTCCGGGCCCCTTCACCGGCGTCCCCTTCCTGCTCCAGGACCTGCTCACGGCCCAGGAGGGTCACCCGCTCACTCACGGCTCGCGCTTCGGGAAGGACTACATTCCAGACCAGGACAGCGAGCTGGTGAAGCGCCACCGGCGCAGCGGCCTGGTGGTGCTGGGCAAGTCGAACACGCCGGAGATGGGGCTGCTCCCCACCACGGAGGGCGAGCTGCACGGGCCCTGCCGCAACCCCTGGGACACCTCGCGCTCTCCGGGCGGGTCCAGCGGCGGCGCGGCGGCGGCGGTGGCCAGCGGCATGGTGCCCTTCGCCCACGCGACGGACAGCGGCGGCTCCATCCGCATCCCCGCCGCCGCATGTGGCCTCTTCGGCCTCAAGCCCACCCGGGGCCGCAACCCCATGGGCGGCGACATCGCGGACGCCGTCCACTGGCTCGTCACCGAACACGCCCTCACCCGCTCCGTGCGAGACAGCGCGGCGCTGCTCGACGTCACCTGCGGCGCGGACGCGGGGACGCCCTACCAGGCCCCCGCCAAGGCGCGGCCCTACACCCAGGAGGTCAACACGCCCCCGGGCCGCCTGCGCATCCGCGTGGCCGTACGAAACCCCATGGGCGCCGCGATCCACCCGGAGTGCCTGGCCGCCATCCACTCCGCGGCCCGGCTGCTGGAGGACCTGGGCCACCACGTGGACGAGGGCAGCCTGGAGGTGCCCGGTGATGACGCGGTGGGCCAGCACTTCATCACCGTGTGGACCGCGGGCGTCGTCTTCAGCATCGACGCGATGGCCGAGCGCCTGGGACGCAGTCCGGAGGCTTCGCACTTCGAGCCATTCACCTGGGCCCTCTACCAATATGGCCTGGACCAGGGCCTGTCCGCCTACCTGCGCGCCAGCGCGGAATTGCAGCGTCACAGCCGCGCCGCGCTCCGTCACTTCGATGACGTGGACGTCTGGCTGATGCCCACCCTCAACGAGCTCGCGCCGCCGCTGGGCACGTTCTCCTCGCCACCGGGCGAGCCCATGGCCCCGCTGCTCCGCGCGGGCGCCTTCGCCTCCCACTGCCCGATGGCCAACATCACGGGGCTGCCCGCCATGAGCCTGCCGCTCCACTGGAGCCCGGACGGCCTGCCCGTGGGCGTTCAGTTCATGGGGCGCTTTGGAGATGAAGCCACCCTGTTCCGGCTCGCCGCCCAGTTGGAGGCTGCCCGCCCCTGGGCCCAGCGTCGTCCGGCGGTGTTCGGATAG
- a CDS encoding glucosamine-6-phosphate deaminase produces the protein MRIRVFDSEREAAATCAQRIARAAAAHPSLVLGLPTGRTPLNVYRELVELFTRGGLDWAQVRTFNLDEFLGVSADDAGSFRAYMERHLFQHVNLSPAHIQFLDGAVEDAEAECARYEARLAEAGGLDLVLLGLGSNGHLAFNEPADGLRARCHRTRLSRQTREANLMLFGDDPSRVPMEALTLGMASILQARQALLLAFGEAKAEAVRGMVEGPVSPRCPASFLQLHPDVEVWLDPAAARAL, from the coding sequence ATGCGCATCCGCGTCTTCGATTCCGAGCGGGAGGCCGCCGCCACGTGCGCCCAGCGAATCGCCCGAGCGGCGGCGGCACACCCCTCCCTGGTGCTGGGGCTCCCCACGGGGCGTACGCCGCTCAACGTGTACCGGGAGCTGGTGGAATTGTTCACACGCGGCGGTTTGGATTGGGCCCAGGTCCGCACCTTCAACCTGGATGAGTTTCTGGGTGTGTCGGCGGACGACGCGGGCAGCTTCCGCGCCTACATGGAGCGGCACCTCTTCCAGCACGTCAACCTGTCGCCCGCGCACATCCAATTCCTCGATGGCGCGGTGGAGGACGCGGAGGCGGAGTGCGCGCGCTACGAGGCCCGGCTGGCCGAAGCGGGCGGACTGGACCTGGTGCTGTTGGGGCTCGGTTCGAACGGGCACCTGGCCTTCAACGAGCCGGCGGACGGACTGCGAGCGCGGTGTCACCGGACGCGGCTGAGTCGTCAGACGCGCGAGGCCAACCTCATGCTCTTCGGGGATGACCCGTCGCGCGTGCCGATGGAGGCGCTCACGTTGGGCATGGCCAGCATCCTCCAGGCACGGCAGGCGCTGCTGCTGGCTTTCGGCGAGGCCAAGGCGGAGGCGGTGCGCGGCATGGTGGAGGGCCCCGTGTCCCCCCGCTGTCCCGCCTCCTTCCTCCAGCTCCACCCGGACGTCGAGGTGTGGCTGGACCCGGCGGCGGCCCGCGCGCTGTAA
- a CDS encoding lytic transglycosylase domain-containing protein encodes MGRKRAARRGGMTVPGWAWWLPCVLAPVVLLNVAVAWFGNSFVSPLSFSFLEAKAGALRAYLAHRPSCLVEGHAPLEPVIDAAERRHRLPPGLLRALVQVESETRVHRISPAGAMGPGQLMPGTAAMLGVKDPFDPEPAIDGSARYLAQQLRRFGDVRLAVAAYNAGPGSVNGRVPRNGETEFYVPKVLAAWELTRPPPPRKAPPAVKPVAKPKPVAPARTKAPASAAKEPKKPAAPAENGRS; translated from the coding sequence GTGGGACGCAAGCGGGCGGCACGGCGTGGGGGGATGACGGTGCCCGGGTGGGCGTGGTGGTTGCCGTGTGTGCTCGCGCCGGTGGTGCTGCTCAACGTCGCGGTGGCCTGGTTCGGCAACAGCTTCGTGTCGCCGCTGTCCTTCTCGTTCCTGGAGGCCAAGGCGGGCGCGCTGCGCGCGTATCTGGCGCACCGGCCGTCGTGCCTGGTGGAGGGACACGCGCCCCTGGAGCCCGTCATCGACGCGGCCGAGCGCCGGCACCGCCTTCCCCCGGGGCTGCTGCGCGCGCTGGTGCAGGTGGAGTCGGAGACGCGCGTGCACCGCATCTCCCCGGCGGGAGCCATGGGGCCCGGACAACTGATGCCCGGCACCGCGGCCATGCTGGGTGTGAAGGACCCGTTCGACCCGGAGCCGGCGATTGACGGCAGCGCGCGCTATCTGGCCCAGCAGTTGCGGCGCTTCGGTGACGTGCGGCTCGCGGTGGCCGCATACAACGCGGGCCCAGGCTCCGTGAATGGCCGCGTGCCGCGCAATGGCGAGACGGAGTTCTACGTGCCCAAGGTGCTCGCGGCGTGGGAGCTGACGCGCCCGCCTCCGCCGCGGAAGGCGCCGCCCGCGGTGAAGCCCGTGGCGAAGCCGAAGCCGGTGGCTCCAGCACGCACAAAGGCACCGGCGTCCGCGGCGAAGGAGCCGAAGAAGCCCGCAGCGCCCGCGGAGAATGGCCGGAGCTGA
- a CDS encoding TetR/AcrR family transcriptional regulator yields the protein MASRDGTRAGGAQETGKPPARPGGRREAHRREREQTLEDAALKLFLARGLDGVTIDDITQAAGVAKGTFYRYFDDKAALVDGLLEPVRRELLAGLETCGHSLAEARNVEAMFDAYRAVAAVIASALLQYPGVVRLYLQECRGPAVGARTKVAELARQVARHAVDITQKAHTSGLLRPIRPAVSGLAVVGAVERLLLAVLSEEDIGNPLELPDALTTLVLDGLRLPPEVRPGRRKLDGGPKRP from the coding sequence ATGGCGAGCCGGGATGGCACGCGGGCGGGTGGCGCCCAGGAGACGGGCAAGCCGCCCGCACGGCCCGGAGGCCGCCGCGAGGCCCACCGCCGAGAGCGCGAGCAGACACTGGAGGACGCCGCGCTGAAGCTGTTCCTGGCGCGGGGCCTGGATGGCGTCACCATCGACGACATCACCCAGGCGGCCGGGGTGGCCAAGGGGACGTTCTACCGGTACTTCGACGACAAGGCGGCGCTGGTGGACGGCCTGCTGGAGCCGGTGCGCCGCGAGCTGCTGGCCGGGCTGGAGACGTGCGGCCACTCCCTGGCGGAGGCGCGCAACGTGGAGGCCATGTTCGACGCGTACCGCGCGGTGGCGGCGGTGATTGCCAGCGCGCTGCTCCAGTACCCGGGCGTGGTGCGGCTGTACCTCCAGGAGTGCCGGGGGCCGGCGGTGGGGGCGCGGACGAAGGTGGCGGAGCTGGCGCGGCAGGTGGCGCGTCACGCGGTGGACATCACGCAGAAGGCGCACACCAGCGGGCTGCTGCGCCCCATCCGTCCGGCGGTGAGCGGACTGGCGGTGGTGGGCGCCGTGGAGCGGCTGCTGCTGGCGGTGCTGAGCGAGGAGGACATCGGCAACCCGCTGGAGCTGCCGGACGCGCTCACCACGCTGGTGCTGGACGGGCTGCGCCTTCCCCCGGAGGTCCGCCCTGGGCGCCGGAAGTTGGACGGAGGCCCCAAGCGCCCCTAA
- a CDS encoding sterol desaturase family protein yields the protein MIGIPLGWVYSNFGEWVLHRSVLHGLGKNRKSFWSFHWHEHHQKSRRHDMVDDQYMRSLWSWSAQTKELMGLAVLALAHAPLLPVAPFFVGTVWACAANYYFVHRRAHLDPKWAREHLPWHYDHHMGKDQNANWCVTHPFFDLVMGTRREFLNVQPPASKQPAPVEQPVPAPVEARKRTAAASGLR from the coding sequence ATGATCGGCATCCCCCTGGGCTGGGTTTACTCCAATTTCGGTGAATGGGTCCTTCACAGGTCCGTCCTGCACGGCCTGGGGAAGAACCGGAAGAGCTTCTGGAGCTTCCACTGGCACGAGCACCACCAGAAGTCGCGGCGCCACGACATGGTGGATGACCAGTACATGCGCTCGCTGTGGAGCTGGTCGGCGCAGACCAAGGAGCTGATGGGGCTGGCGGTGCTGGCGCTGGCCCACGCGCCGCTGTTGCCGGTGGCGCCCTTCTTCGTCGGGACGGTGTGGGCCTGCGCGGCGAACTACTACTTCGTCCACCGGCGGGCGCACCTGGACCCGAAGTGGGCGCGTGAGCACCTGCCGTGGCACTACGACCACCACATGGGCAAGGACCAGAACGCGAACTGGTGCGTGACGCACCCGTTCTTCGACCTGGTCATGGGCACGCGGCGCGAGTTCCTCAACGTGCAACCTCCCGCATCCAAGCAGCCCGCGCCCGTCGAACAGCCCGTGCCCGCGCCCGTGGAGGCCCGGAAGCGCACGGCGGCGGCTTCCGGGCTCCGGTAG
- a CDS encoding M28 family metallopeptidase: MATKVNDSPRPLPSLPPRAAVAKDARASESPAKPTSAPPGWNADRFESSARAPRPLVCTVPTPPPTAPVEPAPAPEPEVDSAAVDSDPMTHIAYLSSDELQGRDSPSAGLDAASLYVQQHVQKYGLLGPNTNNPDNAFEQRFDVYSFAGRPGVRGESGEHAHTPSTYGHALFEGGFYLDDNMPKETLALLNQQYEKSMNARGLPLAPPRAGAQRSVEELRQLASASGQAVNTMALLPGSGPNKDEVIVVMAHLDHDGVDRRGNVLNGADDNASGSAVLMAAVPELAEAAKRGELDRSVLLLWTGAEEKGLVGSQYFVDHPIPGLGMEEIAGVINVDMVGRWDDQRLSVVDTNSRGQPNYFREVLDQANAKLDDPFDRINRDINVFRDRQDGASFGRKGEDVLFMFEGLSNPNGGGDLIPEYHRADDDIDLILRDNGGEKPRRIKDLMVNVIGLAANRTAEP; encoded by the coding sequence ATGGCCACGAAAGTCAACGACAGCCCGCGTCCTCTCCCCTCACTCCCGCCGCGCGCCGCCGTGGCGAAGGACGCCCGGGCCTCCGAGTCCCCGGCGAAGCCCACCAGCGCCCCTCCCGGTTGGAACGCGGACCGCTTCGAGTCGTCGGCTCGCGCGCCCCGGCCGCTCGTGTGCACCGTGCCCACGCCGCCGCCCACCGCGCCGGTGGAGCCAGCCCCCGCGCCGGAGCCGGAGGTGGACAGCGCCGCGGTGGACTCGGACCCGATGACGCACATCGCATACCTGTCCTCGGACGAGCTCCAGGGCCGCGACAGCCCGTCAGCCGGTCTGGATGCCGCGTCGCTGTACGTGCAGCAGCACGTGCAGAAGTACGGCCTCCTCGGCCCCAACACGAACAACCCGGACAACGCCTTCGAGCAGCGCTTCGACGTGTACTCGTTCGCGGGCCGGCCCGGGGTGCGCGGCGAGTCGGGCGAGCACGCCCACACGCCGAGCACCTACGGACACGCGCTGTTCGAGGGCGGCTTCTACCTCGACGACAACATGCCCAAGGAGACGCTCGCGCTGCTCAACCAGCAGTACGAGAAGTCGATGAACGCGCGCGGCCTGCCCCTGGCGCCGCCGCGCGCGGGGGCGCAGCGAAGCGTGGAGGAGCTGCGCCAGCTGGCCTCCGCGTCCGGACAGGCGGTGAACACCATGGCGCTGCTGCCGGGCTCGGGGCCCAACAAGGACGAGGTCATCGTGGTGATGGCCCACCTGGACCACGATGGCGTGGACCGGCGCGGCAACGTCCTCAACGGCGCGGACGACAACGCCTCCGGCAGCGCGGTGCTGATGGCGGCGGTGCCGGAGCTGGCGGAGGCGGCCAAGCGCGGCGAGCTGGACCGCTCCGTGCTCTTGCTGTGGACGGGCGCCGAGGAGAAGGGCCTGGTGGGCTCGCAGTACTTCGTGGACCACCCGATTCCGGGGCTCGGCATGGAGGAGATTGCCGGCGTCATCAACGTGGACATGGTGGGCCGCTGGGATGACCAGCGCCTGTCGGTGGTGGACACCAACTCGCGCGGGCAGCCCAACTACTTCCGGGAAGTGCTGGACCAGGCGAACGCGAAGCTCGATGACCCGTTCGACCGCATCAACCGGGACATCAACGTGTTCCGCGACCGGCAGGACGGTGCGTCCTTCGGACGCAAGGGCGAGGACGTCCTCTTCATGTTCGAAGGCCTGTCCAACCCCAACGGCGGCGGAGACCTCATCCCCGAGTACCACCGGGCCGACGACGACATCGACCTCATCCTCCGCGACAACGGCGGAGAGAAGCCGCGCCGCATCAAGGATTTGATGGTCAACGTCATCGGGCTCGCCGCCAATCGGACGGCAGAACCCTGA